The Candidatus Binataceae bacterium nucleotide sequence CGGGATCGTCAACGCGTAGCCGAGCTTTCGACTTCGACTTCGACGACGTACGGAATGTAACGGCTGCGGGCGCTCTGCCAGACGCTGCCGGCGGCGAGGATCAAGCGCGACCGCGAGTGACCCCGCCGCCGCTATCTGCCAGTTACGCTTGCCCAGCGCCAGGTCGGCGTAGCGCTCGTCCCATTCCCGCCGCTCCAACGTAAGGGTTCGCAGTCATTTTATTCACCTCGGTGTGACCGCGCCACGCGCGCGTTTTACGTGGTGTTTTGACTTTGGCTCGATCGACTTTGGCTCGCCTGAACGGCAATCGGGCATGGATCGGACTCAACGGGCTCGTTTCTCTCGAAATCTTCGAGAGCGGAGGAATTACCGCTTTGTGCCGGCTGGGTTCGGTGACGATTTTTCGACTGCGCCGCTGATCAGGGGGTTGGCGCAAATCTCGACCGATACTTAAAGCTGACGCCTTAAAGTTGACTTGGCTGCGACTTTGGCAGACGTATCGAACGGTATAGGTTTCAACTGGTCTGATGACCAGGAGTCACTTGCGCGAAAGGGCTTGAAAAGGCTCGAAAAGTTGCGATTCGTCGCCATCTTCCCGCGTCATCGCGGGGTTCCTAATCTTGGGGCCGTGGGTTCGAATCCCGCAGGGGTCACCAGTTTTCCCACGAATAGAGCGCCAATAACTTTTGTTATAAAACTTTCAGCACTCGACTTTGGCTCTACTCTGGCTGTTCTTCGGAAATCGTGAGCTGGATTGTCGGGAGGAGAGTTGTAGCCGCCAAATCCCGATGCTGCGTCAAGGCGCGAACTGATCGGACTGATTTTTTGGACCAACTAATAGCGCCCTTGACGTCTCCGCGCTCCATCCCCGCCTCGTATTGTAGCCGCCGCCAGTTGCTCGGGATGCTAACGCCCCTCTATGTCATTCTCGCGCGCGCCTCAGCGAAACGCCTCGCGCCGAGCAGGCGAGTCTGCGAGCTGCGTTAAGGCTCTTGAGTAGCGGAGCGCTCCTGCGCGGAGCGAAGAGCCAGGCGCGAGTGCGGCGAGGAATCAGGTTGCATGCGCCGACGGATCGGTCTGCGCCGCGCCATTGACTCTGCACAGCGCCGGACGAAATAGCGCGCCCAGCGCCAGCAGCAGCAGCACCGCCTGGGCCGCCAGCGTCTGCACCGTCGGATATAACCCGAGCATCGCCACGGTCGGGACGCCACTCACGAACGTCGCGTTGACCACGCCCGATTCCTGAAAGCTCGCGACCCCCTGGCCGGTAAAGACCACCGCCATCGCATAGAGCAAAATCGAGGTCACCGAGAAAACCGCGCCTATCGGGATCATGTAGGTCAGCTTGCGCAGCGCGACGAACGTCACCGCCAGCGCGGCCGCCCCGGCGATTACGCCGATCAATACCGCATGGCGCTCGACGCTCTCCGTCGCGCCCGCGAGCAACGCCTGAAAGAAAACGATCGTCTCGGCGCCCTCGCGCATCACCGCCAGGAATGCCGTCGCCGCTAGCGCGATCGAGGGCCCGCGGCTCCGCCGCGCCGCCTCGACCTTGGCCGCGATAAACCCCTTCCAGCGATGCGCTTGCGTCTTCGCCGTCATCCACGAGCTGACGTAAACCAGCG carries:
- a CDS encoding FTR1 family protein — encoded protein: MATATALPYFLYSSGILFREGLEAMLVIIALVAGVRQAGQLARIRDIYFGAAAAILASLGLAWAVQHLLADNTSDTLEGVFQLFAAATLVYVSSWMTAKTQAHRWKGFIAAKVEAARRSRGPSIALAATAFLAVMREGAETIVFFQALLAGATESVERHAVLIGVIAGAAALAVTFVALRKLTYMIPIGAVFSVTSILLYAMAVVFTGQGVASFQESGVVNATFVSGVPTVAMLGLYPTVQTLAAQAVLLLLALGALFRPALCRVNGAAQTDPSAHAT